TGACGGGCTTGCCGTACGCCCTTCCCGCTCCTTCCTCGAATCCGGCAAAGAGGCTTTTAGGCTGAGCGCCTGGGGCGCGATCCCCTTTCCCTCGCCACGGCCGTCCAGCCACCGGCTTGGCCCGGGCGCGAGCCGGACGCCGCCGGTCCTCCGGACCTTATCCCCTGGCCGCCACGGGTTCACGTGACTCCCTTCCAGCGGGAGACGATGACCCGGGCCACCTCCTCCTCCCGCCCGAAGAGGAAGTGGTCCGTTCCCTCCAGGAGGTGAAGCTCTCCCCTCAAGCGGGAAGCCAGCTCCTCGAGCTTCTCCCGGGAGGCGAACTGGTCCCGCGCCCCAGCGAGGACGAGTACCTCAGGGGGCAACCTCACCTCCCCGTCTTCCAGAAAATGGAAGAAGTCGAACCCCACCATGGGAGGGCTGATGAGGGCCGCCCGGTGGCAGCGGCCGCTCTTGACCGCCCAGCGCAGGCCCACCCAGGCGCCGAAGGACCATCCGGCCAGGGAGAGGTCCCCGGCGTCCACGTCCTCCCGCTGGACCAGGAAACGGTAGGCCCCCTCCACGTCTTCCGTCTCCCGGAGCCCGCCGGAGGATTCCCCGGCGCTTTCCCCCACCCCCCGGAAGTTGAAGCGCAGGCAGGCCCATCCCTCCCCCACCAGCACCTCGGATATCACCCGGAGGAGGGGTACGTGCATGGAACCTCCCCCTATGGGATGTGGATGGCAGAGGATACAGGCCGGAAAGGGCCCCTCCCCCTCGGGAAGCTCCAGTATCCCTTCCAGCCTCAGCTGCTCCAGGCTTTCGGAATAGAAGGCGATCCTTTCACTTCGCATCTCGGCACCGCCCTTCCTTCCTCTTTCCCCCATCGCCCTTGGTGCACGGTTAAACAGCGGCGGGAACAGCCCGCTCGCTGAAAGCCACTCCGCCCCGCATCGCCGGGGGAAGCAGCGGCCCGTAGTTGGGGGCTTTCCGGCTCGGTACCTTATGACCGATGAGATGCTCCACTCCAAGCCGGTGCACGCTAACCGTACGCCGTGCCCCTTGCCGGCGCTTCACCGAGGTTATCATAACACCGGGTGCCGCTACCCGATCCCCCGTTTTTCCGCTTTGTGGTTTAATAAGCACGTATAGGTGTGTGCTGGAGCACGTATAGGTGTGTGCTGGCAAGGGCCGTGCTCCGGAAGGAGCGGGCCGTGACGGAAACGGGGGAATGATGGACAGCGACGTTATCGTTATCGGGGGCGGATACGCGGGGCTCTCGGCTGGAGCCCTGCTGGCCAAGAAGGGTTACCGGGTGCTGCTCCTGGAGAAATCGAGGTCCCTGGGAGGCAGGGCGGGGTACCAGGAACGCGACGGCTTCCTCCTGGAATACGGCCTGCACGATAACCGCTTCGCCTCGGAGGGGGCGGCGGCAGCCGTCTTCCGCCGCCTGGGCCGGGAGCTCAAGTTCATCGAGCCCGGGGAGCCGGAGCTCTACCGCGACGGGAAATTCCTCCCCCTGCCCAACAACGTGGGGAAGATATTCCGCTCCCCCCTCCTACCTGCGCGGGCCAAGCTCAGCGCCGCCTACTACCTCCTCAGGCTGGTCCTGGGCCGCCCGGAACGCAAGTACCAGCTCTCCCTGGAGGAGCTCACTTCCCGGTGCCGCTCGCCGGAGACCCTGGAGCTCATGCGGGTCCTCTCCGGCATCGGGATCATCGCTCCCGACCTGCGGTACGCCTCCGCCGGAGAGATGGCCGCCTTTCTGCGCAAGGCCCTGCGGGCCAAGGTCAAGGTGGGATATCCCGAGGGAGGGACCCGCCGGATCATCGAGGGCCTGCGGGAGGAGGTGGAGGCCAACGGGCAGATAATGACCTCCACCCAGGTCACCCGGCTGGTCCTGCGCAAGGGCAAGGTCAGCCAGGTGAAGACGGAATCCGCCACCTACTCCGCCCGCGCCGTGGTCAGCGCCATTCCCGTTCAGGGGGTTCCCGATCTTTTCGGGGGAAAGGATCTGCCCATCAAATTCGTGAAGAAGGCCCGGGAACTGGTGCCCACGGCGGGCATTGCCCTGGACCTGGGCCTGAGAGAAAAGGTCAGCGATCGGAGGGGGCTCCTGGTCACCCCCGACCCGGTGACCATGGGGCAGTTCACCTCCAACATCGACCCCTCCACGGCCCCGGAAGGTAAGCAGCTCCTCTCCTGGTTCTATCCCCTTCCCCTGCCCTGGATGAAGAACCCGGACAAGGTGAAGAGGGAGGAGGAGAGGCTGCGGGGGATGCTGGGAAACATGTTCCCCGGGATCTGGGAGGCGGTGGAGTGGGAACGCACCATGCGCCTGAACATGGTGGACGGTTTCCTGCCGCGCCCCGGGCAGACCCGCGAGGACCGGCCGGGCTTCACCCTTCCCGGCCTGGACAACTTCTTCCTCTGCGGGGATACCACCTGCGCGGAGGGCACCGGTGGGGACACGGCCTTCAACTCCGCCCTCCGGGTCTCCGAGCTGGTGGACGAATACCTCCGGGAGGCCAAGGGGAACGAGGAGGAGGGGGAGGGGGAATGAAGAAAGGCGGATTGTCCCCCCTCAACCCGGGAAAGCGGTACTCTTCCGGCCATCCGGTCGCTTGCGCAAGGCGGGTAAAAGCGCGAGTTGTATGAGGGTTTAAATCCGGGAAAGGAGCTCGAGACATGGAAAGACACCCCGACCTGGCCAACGCCGAAGACAGCCTCCTCCTGGTCATCGACCCCCAGGAGAAGCTGGTGCGCATGATCCACAACCGGGAGGAAGTGGTGGGCAACATCTCCCGGCTGCTTCGATTCGCTTCCCTATTCTCCCTGCCGGTGATCCTCACCGAGCATTATCCCCAGGGGCTGGGCTACACCGTGGAGGAGGTCAAGAGGGAACTACCGGAATACCGGCCCCTCCTCAAGCGCATCTTCAGCTGCTTCGGGGTCCCCGATTTCGAGGAGACCGTAAGGCGTGCCGGCAGGAAGCGGCTCCTGGTATGCGGCATCGAGACCCACATCTGCGTCTGCCAGACGGTCCTCGACGCCCTGCACCGCGGCTACCTGGTACAGGTGGTGGCCGACGCGGTAGGCACGCGCCGCTTGGAGGATCACCTCACAGCCCTGGAGAGGATGCGCGGCGCCGGGGCCACGGTCACCACCTCCGAGGCCCTCATCTACGAGATCACCTGCCGGGCCGACGGGGAGGAGTTCAAGAGGGTTCTGGACCTGGTGAAGTGAAGGAAGGTCACGTACCGCTCCTACCGGGAGCGAGTATGAAGGCCGCTTTCCTACTTCCGAGGTACGGACAAGCTTTCTCGAATTCCATGTTGTAGGGGGGAAAGGCCCGTGAGAATCCTGGACCTAGTGAAATGAACCGGAGGCGATTCCGCTACCTGGGCGTTGGGATGGCGGCCGGCTTACTCCTCCTGGGGCTGGGTTTCGGTTTTGGAAATTATTACCTGATAGTCGCGGGCATCATCCTGGTGGGCGGAGCCCTGGCCACCCTTTCCATGCCCCTGCCTCTCCTATGAGTCCGCTCCGGCGGCCCGAGCCCGGGCGAGCTTGGCAAGAATGGCCGGAGGTGCCAGAATATCCACCATGGACCGTGAAGTGGACACCTCGGACCTGCCCCAGGACCACTATCCTCCCCTGGTCCTGACCGGGGAACGCACCCTCCCAGGGGTCCGGGAGGAGAATTACTGGTTCCAGCGCCACCTGGTGGCGTATCGATTCTTGCTCCCCTATGCGGGGGGCAAGCGCGTCCTGGACCTGGGAAGCGGAGAGGGATACGGCACGGATCTCCTGGCCTCCGTTGCCCGGGAAGCGGTGGGGGTGGACCTGGCACCCGAGGCCATCTACCACGCCCGGCGCACCTACCGCCGTCCCAACCTCAGGTTCCTGTACCGGGACATCTACGACCTGGGCCTCGAGGACGGGTCCTTCGATCTAGTCTGTTCCTTGCAAGTGGTGGAGCACCTCCATAACCCGGATCGCTTCATGGAGGAGGCCCGTCGGGTCCTCAAGCCGGGCGGCCTGTGCGTGATTACCACCCCTAACCGCCGGGTTATCTCCCCGGGCCGGGAAACGCCCCTCAATCCCTTCCATATCCGGGAATACGACCACCGCGAGTTCACCGCCTTCATGCGCCGCTATTACCCCCGTTCGGAGGTGAAGGGTATCTTCCACGCCCGGTTCCTCCGCCTCCACGACCGACTGAGCGGCCGCAACTTCTCGCAGTGGTGCCTGGAACTCCCGCCACGCCTGGAGAGGTATTTCTACCGGCCCCTTTTCATCCCCCTCCTGAGCACGAGGGACTTCACGGTCCGCGACCGTTCGCTCGAGGAAGCCCTGGACTTCATAGGCCTGGGATGGAAGGATATGCCGTAAATGGAAAGACGTTCCTTCGCCATCCTCCTGCATTCCCACATGCCCTACGTGCGGCGCGGCGTTGACTGGCCGGTGGGAGAGCAGTGGATACTGGAGGCCTGGGCGGAGTGCTACCTTCCCCTCTGGCAGCTCATCGAGGACATGGCTGCGGGAAGGTGTCCGGGAAAGCTGGCCTTGACCATGACCCCCATCCTCGCCGAGCAGCTGGAGGACGCCTACCTCCAGGAACGCTTCGTGGCCTACCTGAAGAACCGCAGGCGCCAGGCCGAGGAGGAGGTAATGCGCCTGAGTTCCATGGGCGACGAGAGGCGCTCGCGGCTGGCCATCCACTACGCGCGGGAGCTGGAAGACCTGCTGCGCCTCTTCGAGGAGAAATACCGGGGAGGCATGATGTCGGCCCTTCGCCGGGGCATGGAGGCCGGGGTACTGGAGGTTCTGGCCAGCTCGGCCACCCACGCCCACCTTCCCCTCCTCTCCTCGGACGCCTGCCGGGCGGCCCAGGTGGAAATCGGCCTGGAGCAATACTTTCGCTGCTTCGGCCGCCAGCCGGCGGGTTTCTGGCTGCCGGAGTGTTCCTACACACCGCAACTGGACAGGGTCCTGGAGCGCTTCTCGCCTCCCCTGCGCTACGTAGTGCTGGACCACACGGCGCCGGACGGCGCACCACAGCCCGTGCCCACCTGGGAGGCATGCCGCCTGGGGCGTACCTCCCTGGCGGCCTTCCTCCGCGATTCTCTCTCCCATCGGCTGGTGTGGGAACCTGACGGGTATCCTTCCCATGGGGAATACCGGGAATACGTCAAGCGGGACTACCAGGGCCACGGCTTCCAGTACTGGAGGATAACCTCCTCCTCCGCGCGCCTGGAGGACAAGGAGGTCTACGAGCCGGAGGAGGCGTGGGCGCGGGCGCGGGCGGACGCCGAGCATTTCACGGCCCGGATGCGGGAGAGGTGGGACCGACTGGTGAAACCCGAGGGCACGGGCAGACCCCGCCTGGTGCTGGCGGCCTACGACACCGAGCTCTTCGGACACTGGTGGCGCGAGGGCCCCCTCTGGCTGCGAGAGGTGCTGGGCATCCTGGGCCCGGAATGCGAACTCCCGGGGAGGGTGGCGGCCGGACTCCGACCCGAGGGCCTTCCCATCCTCTCCCCCCCATGCACCGCCTGGAACGTGGACGGTACCTTCGCCACCTGGGAGAACGAGGGTACGCGGGACATCTGGGAGGTCACCCGTGTCTCGGAGGAGGCCTTCCTCTCCCGCTTCGGCGGAGACCTGGACGCGGGAAAGAGGAGGGCCCTCCTGCAAGCGGGGCGCGAGCTCCTCCTCATGGAGGCCAGCGACTGGTCCTACATGGTCACCCGGGACACGGCGGCCGGGTATGCCAGGGATCGCTTCTTCACCCATGCTGAGCGGTTCCGGCGCTGCATGGCCATGCTGGACAGCGGCTTGGAGGAGGAAGAGCTCGCCCTGCTGGAGGAGGTGGACAACCCCTTTTCCTGGCTGCGTCCCGGACACTGGGCGGATTATCTGGAATGATTTTCCAGCTCAATTCCGCAGACTTATAAGAACATTTCGGCCTCCGCGCTCACGACCTGAAAACCGCTTCATGGCACGTTTTTCCAAGCTCCGCCCCAGCACTACCCCCCTTCCGCCCCGGAGGCAACAGCCGCCGGGACGGCGTGGCCCCGGGCAACGATTACCAATTACTCCCATTCGTGCGCTTTATTGCCAATGCCCAGGTGGTCTAATAAAATATTTACGCCCTTCTGGAAGGGCGGGCGGAAATGCCGGCGGGACGGCGCCCCGGGAAGGGAGCCGTCACTCGTGTATAAAGGTAGGGGAGATGAAGGTCCTGATCCTCAGCTGGGAATACCCCCCTCGCATCATCGGCGGCCTGGGAACACACGTCCACCAACTGGCGGTGAACCTCGCCCGCCTGGGAATCAACGTCCACGTGGTGACCAAGGACTCGCCCGGGGCGCCGGATTACGAGGAAGCGGAAGGGGTGAAGATCCACCGCGTACCCCTCTATCCACCGGAAATACCGCAGGACGACTGGGTCTCCTGGACCCTGCAGTTCAACGTGGCCCTCCTGGAGAGAACGGTGCCGCTGATCAACGAGAGGATAGGGAGAGTGCACATTCTCCACGCCCACGACTGGTTGGTGGCCCACGCCTCCATAGCCCTCAAGCACGCCTACCGTATCCCCCTGGTGGCTACCATCCACGCCACCGAGTACGGGAGGCACCAGGGCAACCTTCCCGGCCCCATGCAGAGGATAATCCACCAGATCGAGTGGTGGCTGACCTTCGAGAGCGTCCGCACCATCTGCTGCAGCAATTACATGCGCGACGAGGTGGTACGCATCTTCGAGCTTCCCCCGGACAAGGTCACGGTCATCCCCAACGGGATAGAGTACGAGATTTTCAACGTCAACCCGGACCGGGAGCGCATCTTCCGCCAGTTCATCCACCCCGACCGGCGCATGGTCTTCTTCGTGGGCCGCCTGGTCTACGAGAAGGGGGTCCAGACGGTCATCGAGGCCATGCCCATGGTCCTCAAGGAGGTGCCCGACCTGCGCTTCCTGGTGGCCGGCACCGGGCCCCACGCCCGGGCCCTGCAGGCCATGATCGAGGAGCTGGGGCTGGGGGAGAAGATAAAGCTGCTGGGCTTCGTGGACTCCGAGGTGCTGGCCAAGTTCTACAAGTGCGCCGACCTCACCGTGGTGCCCAGCCTCTACGAGCCCTTCGGGATGGTGGTTCTGGAGGCCATGGTCGCCGGGTGCCCGGTCATCGTGGCCGACACCGGGGGCCTCAAGGAAATCGTGGTTCACGAGGAGACCGGGCTGTGCTTCAAGCCCGGCAACCCGGAATCCCTGGCCCAGGCCATGATCCGGGTGCTCAAGGACGAGGAGCTGGCCCGCAGGCTCACCAGCGACGCCCGCCGCTTCATCGGGGAGAAGTACAACTGGGGGCGCATCGCCCGCCAGACGGTGGAGGTTTACGAGCGGTCTATCCGGGAATACGAGTACCGGCCCCGCGTCCTGCACGTCTGTCCTCCCCTCCCCGAGGAACGCGTCCAGGGCGGTTAGACAATCGTGACCGCGCCCGGCACCATGGACCCGCGACTGAAGGAGAGCCTGGACCGCATCTTCCATCCCCGCGCGGCGGCCATCGTGGGGGTCTCCGAACGCCGGGACAATCCCGGGACCCTTCTCCTGCGCTCCTTCCTGGACATGGGGTTCGAGGGGGATCTCTTCCCGGTCAACCCCCGCCACGAAGAGATACTGGGGATGAGGTGCTACCCGGACATCTCCTCCCTTCCCCGCGTTCCCGACCTGGTGATCCTCAGCGTCCCTCCCTCCGCCGTGCCCGCGCTGGTGCGGGAATGCGCCGCGGCCGGGGCGGGAGGCTGCGTGGTCAACACCGCCGGGTTCTCGGAGACCGGCCGCCCTGAGGGCCGGCGCCTGGAGGAGGAGATCCGGGAGGCCCTGCGGGGAAGCGGGCTGCGCCTGGTGGGCCCCAACTGCATGGGTATCTATTCCGCCCGGGGCAAAGTGGCCCTCTTTGCCGGGATGTTCCCGGTGCAGGGGCAAGCCGGCATGATCTCCCAGAGCGGTTCCATCTCCAGCATTAGCTTCCTCACCGGGTTGGAGAGGGGCATCCTCTTCGACAAGATAGTCTCCAGCGGCAACGAGCTGGACCTAAACTGCGCCGACTACCTGGAATACCTGGCCGAGGACCCGGCGGTGGAGATCGTTCTGGCCTACCTCGAGGAGGTGCGCGACGCCCGCCGCTTCCTGGACACGGCATCGAGCATGCGGGGAAGGAAGCCACTGGTGATGATCAAAGGGGGCCTCACCCCCTCCGGGGAGAGGGCGGCGGCCAGCCATACCGCCGCCCTGGGAGGAAGGGCGGAGATCTTCCGGGGGGCGGCCCGCCAGGCGGGGATCGTGCTGGCCGACGACCTGGCCCAAATGCTGGATTTCTCCTCCGCCCTCCTCCACCTCCCTCCTTGTAAGGGGGACCGGGTGGCGGTGGTCAGCGCCCCCGGCGGCCTGGGAGTGAACTCCGCCGACGCCGTGGAGAGGGCGGGACTCTCCATGGCGCGGATCTCCCCGGAGACCCGCGAGGCGCTGGCTTCCTTACTCCCCCGCGAGGGCACCAGCCTTTCCAACCCGGTGGACCTGGGATTCGGGGCGGTGGTCCCCGGGAACTACCGGCGGGTGCTGGAGCTGCTGGACCGGGACCCCGGAGTGGACATCATCCTGGCCGTGGGCAGCGCCCCCGCCTCCCGCGACGGGGACATCGGGCTCCTCCGGGCCATAACCGACGAGGTCTTGGAGGCCAGGCCCAACCTCTCCAAGCCCCTGGTGGTGGTGCTCTTCCCCAGCTCCCTGGTTCAGCCCCAGGCGACGAGGCTGCACCAGGCCGGCGTGCCCGCTTACCTCACCCCCACCGCCGCCTGCCTCTCCCTCCGCCACTACGTGGATTTTCATCGCTCCTCCATCGCGGACCCTGGCTGAGGGAGGATTCGGAACCTACCGCACCACCTCGCGGAGCCTCCGAGCGGCCTCCTCGGGAGGAACCGGGTTGATGAACAGGCCGGAGGCCATCTCGAAGCCCGCGGTCACCGCGAGGCGGGGTATCAATTCCAGGTGCCAGTGATAATAGGCGTGGTCCGCTCCGTCGCAGGGTGCCGAATGAAGCCAAAGGTTATAAGGAGGGTCGCCGAGGAGTTCGGCCATTCCACGGAGCGCCCGGCACAGGGCATCAGCCATTCCCCGCAGCTCGGTCTCCCCGGCCCAGGAGAAATCGTCCCTGTGGCGGAGGGGCACGAACCAGGTCTCGTAGGGCTGCCGGGAGGCGTAAGGGGCCAGGGCGGCGAAGGTCGGGTTCTCCAGGACCATC
The genomic region above belongs to Actinomycetota bacterium and contains:
- a CDS encoding CocE/NonD family hydrolase; translation: MRSERIAFYSESLEQLRLEGILELPEGEGPFPACILCHPHPIGGGSMHVPLLRVISEVLVGEGWACLRFNFRGVGESAGESSGGLRETEDVEGAYRFLVQREDVDAGDLSLAGWSFGAWVGLRWAVKSGRCHRAALISPPMVGFDFFHFLEDGEVRLPPEVLVLAGARDQFASREKLEELASRLRGELHLLEGTDHFLFGREEEVARVIVSRWKGVT
- a CDS encoding NAD(P)/FAD-dependent oxidoreductase → MDSDVIVIGGGYAGLSAGALLAKKGYRVLLLEKSRSLGGRAGYQERDGFLLEYGLHDNRFASEGAAAAVFRRLGRELKFIEPGEPELYRDGKFLPLPNNVGKIFRSPLLPARAKLSAAYYLLRLVLGRPERKYQLSLEELTSRCRSPETLELMRVLSGIGIIAPDLRYASAGEMAAFLRKALRAKVKVGYPEGGTRRIIEGLREEVEANGQIMTSTQVTRLVLRKGKVSQVKTESATYSARAVVSAIPVQGVPDLFGGKDLPIKFVKKARELVPTAGIALDLGLREKVSDRRGLLVTPDPVTMGQFTSNIDPSTAPEGKQLLSWFYPLPLPWMKNPDKVKREEERLRGMLGNMFPGIWEAVEWERTMRLNMVDGFLPRPGQTREDRPGFTLPGLDNFFLCGDTTCAEGTGGDTAFNSALRVSELVDEYLREAKGNEEEGEGE
- a CDS encoding hydrolase, with product MERHPDLANAEDSLLLVIDPQEKLVRMIHNREEVVGNISRLLRFASLFSLPVILTEHYPQGLGYTVEEVKRELPEYRPLLKRIFSCFGVPDFEETVRRAGRKRLLVCGIETHICVCQTVLDALHRGYLVQVVADAVGTRRLEDHLTALERMRGAGATVTTSEALIYEITCRADGEEFKRVLDLVK
- a CDS encoding class I SAM-dependent methyltransferase translates to MDREVDTSDLPQDHYPPLVLTGERTLPGVREENYWFQRHLVAYRFLLPYAGGKRVLDLGSGEGYGTDLLASVAREAVGVDLAPEAIYHARRTYRRPNLRFLYRDIYDLGLEDGSFDLVCSLQVVEHLHNPDRFMEEARRVLKPGGLCVITTPNRRVISPGRETPLNPFHIREYDHREFTAFMRRYYPRSEVKGIFHARFLRLHDRLSGRNFSQWCLELPPRLERYFYRPLFIPLLSTRDFTVRDRSLEEALDFIGLGWKDMP
- a CDS encoding DUF1957 domain-containing protein, coding for MERRSFAILLHSHMPYVRRGVDWPVGEQWILEAWAECYLPLWQLIEDMAAGRCPGKLALTMTPILAEQLEDAYLQERFVAYLKNRRRQAEEEVMRLSSMGDERRSRLAIHYARELEDLLRLFEEKYRGGMMSALRRGMEAGVLEVLASSATHAHLPLLSSDACRAAQVEIGLEQYFRCFGRQPAGFWLPECSYTPQLDRVLERFSPPLRYVVLDHTAPDGAPQPVPTWEACRLGRTSLAAFLRDSLSHRLVWEPDGYPSHGEYREYVKRDYQGHGFQYWRITSSSARLEDKEVYEPEEAWARARADAEHFTARMRERWDRLVKPEGTGRPRLVLAAYDTELFGHWWREGPLWLREVLGILGPECELPGRVAAGLRPEGLPILSPPCTAWNVDGTFATWENEGTRDIWEVTRVSEEAFLSRFGGDLDAGKRRALLQAGRELLLMEASDWSYMVTRDTAAGYARDRFFTHAERFRRCMAMLDSGLEEEELALLEEVDNPFSWLRPGHWADYLE
- a CDS encoding glycosyltransferase family 4 protein, whose translation is MKVLILSWEYPPRIIGGLGTHVHQLAVNLARLGINVHVVTKDSPGAPDYEEAEGVKIHRVPLYPPEIPQDDWVSWTLQFNVALLERTVPLINERIGRVHILHAHDWLVAHASIALKHAYRIPLVATIHATEYGRHQGNLPGPMQRIIHQIEWWLTFESVRTICCSNYMRDEVVRIFELPPDKVTVIPNGIEYEIFNVNPDRERIFRQFIHPDRRMVFFVGRLVYEKGVQTVIEAMPMVLKEVPDLRFLVAGTGPHARALQAMIEELGLGEKIKLLGFVDSEVLAKFYKCADLTVVPSLYEPFGMVVLEAMVAGCPVIVADTGGLKEIVVHEETGLCFKPGNPESLAQAMIRVLKDEELARRLTSDARRFIGEKYNWGRIARQTVEVYERSIREYEYRPRVLHVCPPLPEERVQGG
- a CDS encoding CoA-binding protein, producing MTAPGTMDPRLKESLDRIFHPRAAAIVGVSERRDNPGTLLLRSFLDMGFEGDLFPVNPRHEEILGMRCYPDISSLPRVPDLVILSVPPSAVPALVRECAAAGAGGCVVNTAGFSETGRPEGRRLEEEIREALRGSGLRLVGPNCMGIYSARGKVALFAGMFPVQGQAGMISQSGSISSISFLTGLERGILFDKIVSSGNELDLNCADYLEYLAEDPAVEIVLAYLEEVRDARRFLDTASSMRGRKPLVMIKGGLTPSGERAAASHTAALGGRAEIFRGAARQAGIVLADDLAQMLDFSSALLHLPPCKGDRVAVVSAPGGLGVNSADAVERAGLSMARISPETREALASLLPREGTSLSNPVDLGFGAVVPGNYRRVLELLDRDPGVDIILAVGSAPASRDGDIGLLRAITDEVLEARPNLSKPLVVVLFPSSLVQPQATRLHQAGVPAYLTPTAACLSLRHYVDFHRSSIADPG